From a single Triplophysa rosa linkage group LG17, Trosa_1v2, whole genome shotgun sequence genomic region:
- the slc20a1a gene encoding sodium-dependent phosphate transporter 1-A, whose amino-acid sequence MESTTLASLATVTMLTVATQTDMSESLWLLVLGFIIAFILAFSVGANDVANSFGTAVGSGVVTLRQACVLATIFETVGAMLLGAKVSETIRSGIIDVQMYNGSEAVLMAGSISAMFGSAVWQLTASFLKLPISGTHCIVGATIGFSMVARGHQGVKWLELLRIVASWFLSPLLSGIMSAILFYFVRKFILSKEDPGPNGLKALPVFYAVTMGINLFSIMFTGAPMLGFDSVPWWGTLLISLGCALLTALVVWFIVCPQLKKKMKTQSLADTSGTALVEKKPVSNGVLHHPTPVRSYSPAPQTPPADSNKVAFDIGGSAETDLDSKEFDTKDLDCNHVLYGNAGMPIPDLSGNQFHTVHKDSGIYKDLLHKLHLAKVGECMGETGEKPIRRNNSYTSYTMAIYGIHGSLKEGEGSRIGLDGEKRRTRYDSYNSYCTAVADGEVGVSDGALAVEVGDAEGRTDSLEDDIDELEIDKPEVATLFQFLQILTACFGSFAHGGNDVSNAIGPLVALWLIYENASVASNAPTPVWLLLYGGVGICTGLWIWGRRVIQTMGKDLTPITPSSGFSIELASAITVVVASNIGLPVSTTHCKVGSVVSVGWLRSRKAVDWHLFRNIFIAWFVTVPISGLLSAAIMALFYFVILPLT is encoded by the exons ATGGAATCCACCACACTAGCATCCCTAGCAACTGTTACCATGCTAACGGTGGccacacagacagacatgtcTGAATCCCTCTGGCTGCTCGTGCTGGGCTTCATCATCGCTTTTATCCTGGCGTTTTCTGTGGGCGCCAATGATGTAGCCAACTCATTCGGTACAGCGGTGGGCTCTGGGGTGGTGACCCTGCGTCAGGCATGCGTCTTGGCCACCATCTTTGAGACAGTGGGTGCCATGCTTTTGGGGGCCAAGGTCAGTGAGACCATCCGGTCAGGCATCATCGATGTTCAGATGTACAACGGGTCAGAGGCTGTGCTGATGGCTGGATCCATCAGCGCTATGTTTG GATCTGCAGTTTGGCAGCTCACAGCTTCCTTCTTGAAACTCCCCATCTCTGGAACACATTGCATTGTAGGCGCCACAATCGGCTTTTCCATGGTCGCTAGGGGTCATCAGGGGGTCAAATGGCTGGAGTTGCTTCGTATTG TTGCCTCTTGgtttctctctcctcttctttcCGGCATCATGTCTGCCATTCTGTTCTACTTTGTGCGCAAGTTCATCTTGAGTAAG GAGGATCCAGGTCCCAATGGTTTAAAAGCATTACCAGTATTCTATGCTGTTACTATGGGAATCAATTTGTTCTCCATCATGTTTACTGGAGCACCAA TGTTGGGATTCGACAGTGTACCGTGGTGGGGAACTTTACTCATCTCACTGGGTTGTGCTCTGCTAACTGCTTTGGTGGTCTGGTTCATTGTGTGTCCACAGTTGAAAAAGAAGATGAAAA CTCAGAGTTTGGCCGACACTAGTGGAACAGCATTGGTTGAAAAGAAACCAGTCTCTAATGGTGTACTCCACCATCCCACCCCAGTCCGAAGCTACTCTCCTGCTCCACAGACACCACCTGCTGACAGCAACAAGGTGGCCTTTGACATCGGCGGTTCGGCTGAAACTGATCTGGACAGCAAAGAGTTTGACACCAAAGACCTGGATTGCAACCATG TTTTATATGGCAATGCGGGAATGCCCATACCAGACCTGTCTGGAAACCAGTTTCACACTGTACACAAGGACTCTGGAATCTACAAGGATCTACTGCACAAACTTCACTTGGCAAAGGTCGGTGAATGTATGGGAGAGACCGGAGAAAAGCCCATTCGCCGTAACAACAGTTATACTTCTTACACCATGGCCATTTACGGAATACACGGGTCCCTAAAAGAGGGCGAAGGAAGCCGGATTGGACTGGACGGGGAGAAAAGGCGTACACGGTACGACAGTTATAACAGTTACTGTACCGCTGTGGCTGATGGAGAAGTTGGTGTGAGTGATGGAGCACTAGCAGTGGAGGTAGGAGATGCAGAGGGCAGAACAGACTCGCTGGAAGACGACATAGATGAGCTCGAGATAGACAAACCAGAGGTGGCCACGCTCTTCCAGTTCCTGCAGATTTTAACCGCCTGCTTTGGATCATTTGCTCATGGTGGAAATGACGTCAG TAATGCAATTGGCCCTCTAGTTGCTCTCTGGCTCATTTATGAAAATGCTTCTGTAGCATCCAATGCTCCCACACCAGTTTGGTTGCTCCTTTATGGTGGAGTGGGTATCTGCACAGGTCTTTGGATTTGGGGTCGTAGGGTCATACAAACCATGGGCAAAGATCTGACACCCATCACTCCCTCCAG TGGGTTTAGCATTGAGCTCGCCTCTGCCATAACTGTAGTTGTAGCTTCCAACATTGGACTACCTGTCAGCACCACTCATTGCAAG GTTGGATCAGTGGTGTCTGTTGGTTGGCTTCGCTCTAGGAAGGCAGTTGACTGGCATTTGTTCCGGAATATTTTTATTGCGTGGTTTGTGACTGTGCCAATTTCTGGTCTCTTAAGTGCTGCTATAATGGCACTCTTTTACTTTGTTATACTGCCTTTGACCTAA